A stretch of DNA from bacterium:
CGGAGGGGCTCACCCCGGGGGCGCGCCTCTACCTGCCCGAGGACGGTGCCGCGGAAGGGACGCTCGGCGATCCGGCGCTCGACGCCGCGGCGCGGGCGGCGTCACGCACCCAGCTCGACGCCCACAAGTCGGCCGTGGTATCGCTCGCGGGGTCGCGCGGCCCGGCCGAAGTCTTCGTGGAGGTGCTGGTCCCGCCGCTGCCGCTCCTGATCTGCGGCGCGGGGCACGACACCCTGCCGGTGGCGCACCTCGCGCACGAACTCGGCTGGTGGGTGATGGTGGCCGACAGCCGCCCCGCGTTTGCGACGCGCGATCGCTTCCCGGGCGCGGACGAGGTCGTGCTCGCGGACGACGCGGACGTGCCTAAGAAAGTCCGGATCGACCGCAACACATTCGTCGTCGTGATGACGCACAACTTCCTGCACGACCGGACGCTGCTGCGCGCCCTGCTCGGAACGCCGGCCCGGTACATCGGCCTGCTCGGCCCCCGCGCGCGCACCGACCGGCTGCTCGCGGACCTGGCGCGCGACGGGGTGCCGGTCGACGACGGGCAGCGCGCGCGCCTGTTTGCGCCGGTCGGCGTGGACCTCGGCGCGGAGTCGCCCGAAGAGATCGCCCTCAGCATCCTCGCGGAGATCCTGGCCCTCCACAACGGGCGCCGCGTCGCGTCCCTGCGGGAACGCGGCGGGCCCATTCACGCGCGCGCGTAACGTGATCGCGGCGATCGTGCTCGCCGCGGGACGGGCCACGCGCATGGGCGAGCCCAAGGTCTTGCTGTCCCTAGGGGACCGGACGCTGCTCGCCCACGTCATCTCGGCCGCGCGGGGATCGGACTGCGCGGCTGTGCTCGTCGTCGCGGGATCGCACGCCGCCGAGGTGCGGCGCGAAGCGGAGCCTCTGGGTGTCCGCGTGGTCGTCAATCCGCGGTACGCCGAAGGCATGGCGACGTCGCTCGCGGCCGGGATCGCGGCGCTGCCGCCGGACTGCGAAGCCGTGGTGGTCCTGCTCGGTGATCAGCCGCGCGTCGGCGCCGAGACGATCGACCGCCTCATCGCCGCCTACCGCGCGACCGGAAAGCCGATGGTCTTGTCCCGGTACGGTGAGGTCGCCGGCGCCCCGGCGTTGATCGCGCGTCCGTTGTTCGCGGACGTCGCGGGCCTCACGGGGGATGCCGGCGCGAGAGGGCTGGCCGCGGGCCGCCCGGATCAAGTCGCCGAGGTGCCGCTCGCTCCGGACGAGGCGTGGGACGTCGACACGCCGGAGGATCTCGCCCGGCTCAGGCAGGCTAACAAACCGTGACACCTCGGCGCGCGACGCGGGTCCGGGTGTTGGCTCCCGACTCCGCCGCCGGTGCCCCCGCGGCGCCGCGGCTTGGTCTCCGCGCGAACCTGGCGCAGTTCGGCCTTCTCGTGCTTATCAACGCTTTCGTGGGCGGGATGGTGGGGCTTGAACGCGCGGTCCTGCCGCTTATTGCCGAACGGGACTTTGGTCTCGCATCGCGGAGCGTTATCCTCTCGTTTCTGATCAGCTTCGGAATCGTGAAGGCGCTGACCAACCTCGTCGCCGGCCGGTATGCCGGGGTCGTCGGCCGCAAGCGGCTGCTGGTCGCCGGCTGGCTCGTAGGCCTGCCTGTCCCGTTCATGATCATGTGGGCGCCGTCCTGGGGCTGGGTCACCGCCGCCAACGTGCTCCTGGGAGTCAACCAGGGCCTCTGCTGGTCGATGACCGTCATCATGAAAATCGACTTGGTCGGCCCGAGGCGTCGCGGGTTCGCGATGGGCCTCAACGAGTCGGCCGGTTACGGCGCGGTGGCGCTGGCGGCCCTGGCGTCGGGGTATCTCGCCGCCGCCTACGGGCTGCGACCGGTACCTTTCTATCTCGGTGTGGCGTTCGCGGCGCTGGGATTGGCCCTGTCGGCCGCCTTTGCGCGCGACACCACCGAGCACGCGGGACACGAAGCCCGCGTGCACCACGAGGGCGCGGCCGTCCCGCCGTCGTTTGGCGAGATCTTCGCCCGAACCAGTTGGCGCGACCGGACCCTGTCCGCCTGCAGTCAGGCGGGACTGGTGAACAATTTGAACGACGGGATGGCCTGGGGTCTCCTCCCGTTGTTCTTCGCCGCATCCGGCCTCAGCGTTGCGCGCATCGGTGTGCTGGCCGCCATCTATCCGGCTGTGTGGGGGGTTGGGCAGCTCCTGACCGGGGCGCTCTCGGACATCTGGGGCCGCAAGTGGATGATTGTCTTGGGAATGTGGGCCCAGGCGTTCGGGATTTGGCTCATCGTTGTCGCCCCGCGACTGAGTGCCGGCGGCGGGCGCTTCGGGCTGTGGGCGGCGGGTGCGGTGCTGCTCGGTGCGGGCACCGCGCTCGTGTATCCGACACTGCTTGCCGCGATCGGTGACGTCGCCCATCCCTCCTGGCGGGCGTCCGCGGTCGGTGTCTATCGTCTCTGGCGGGACCTGGGATACGCGATCGGCGCGCTCGTGTGCGGAGTGGTGGCGGATCTCTTCGGACTGTCCTGGGCGATCGTCACGGTCGGTGGATTGACATTCCTCTCCGGCGTCCTGGTGGCCATTCGGATGGCGGATGCGTCTTCGACGGTGCGGCCGGCGGTGCCACGCGTGGTTTGACCGGCAGAGGGAATCCCACCGGCAGTTTGTGAACCATGAGCGCACGAGTTGTCGCGGAGGCCGCCGATGAGTGTCCAGCTCGGACTGTTTACGATGCCGTTCCATCACCCGAGCCGCGACTACGCCGTGATTCTCGAAGAAGACCGGCAGGCCGTCGTGCTGGCCGACGCCCTCGGGTACTCCGAGGCGTTTGTGGGCGAGCACTTCACGTCGTGGAGCGAGCGCATCGCCGACCCGCTGCAGTTCTTCTCGACGGTGATCGAGCGGGCGCCTGCGATTCGCTTCGGCACCGGCGTGCTGAACCTGCCGCAGGCGCATCCGCTGACCGTCGCGGCGCGGGTCGCGCAGTTCGACCATCTCAGCGGGGGACGCTTCATCATGGGCGTCGGGTCCGGCGGATTGGTGAGCGACCTCGAGGCGTTCGCCGTCACCGACGCGGAGGCGCGCGTGCGCATGCTCGCCGAGGCCGTCGACATGATCCTGGCGATCTGGCGCGAGGATCCCCCGTACGACCTGCGCGGGCACGCCTGGACGATCTCGCTGAAGGACGGGATCTGGCCGGAGTTCAAAGTGGGCTGGATGCCGAAGCCGTATCAGCGGCCGCACCCGCCGATCGCGCTGTCCCTCGTGACCCCGAATTCGGCGAGCGCCCGCGTCGCCGGGGAGCGCGGCTGGATTCCGATCTCCGGCAACTTCTTCAACAAGCGGTATCTGCGCGGACACTGGGAGCGCTACGCGGAGGGGTGCGAGGCGGTGGACCGGCGGCCCGATCCCGCCGTCTGGCGCGTCGCGCGGTGCGTGCTCGTCACGGACACGGACGCGGAGGCCGACGCGTACCTCGCCGATTCGACGAACGGGCTGTCCTACTATTACACGTTCTTCCGGCACAGCTTCAGCCTGGGCCGGAAGGCGCTGTTCATGGTCAAGCCGGATCCGGAGATGCCCGACGAGGCGGCGACCGTCGACGCGATCAAGCGCGCGCAGGTGATCGCGGGCGCCCCGGATCGCGTGCTCGACCAGCTCGTCGCGCTGCGCGATGAGATCGGCCACTTCGGCACGCTGCTCATGACCGGACACGACTGGGATCGGCCGGCGCTGTGGCGCCGCTCGATGGAGCTGCTCGCGCGGGACGTCATGCCGCGATTCCGCCGGCACGCCGACGCGACGCGGAAACCTTGATGCCGCGGGGACATGGGGACGCGAAGGATACGGCCGCGGTGATCGCGCCGCCGCCGCTGATCTACCTGGCGGGGCTGGTCGTCGGGCTCATCGTCGGCGCGGCCGTCCCGACCCCGTTTCTCGCGCGCGGCGCCGCCTCCGTGGTCGGCGCGGTGCTCATCGCGGCCGCCCTGTGGCTGGCCCTGTGGGGCGTGCGCACCATGCGGCGCGCCGGCACGTCCGTCCGGCCGGACGTCCCCACGACGGCGCTCGTTACGACCGGGCCGTTCGACTTCAGCCGCAACCCGTTGTACGTATCGCTCGCGCTTTTGTACGCCGGAATCGCGATCACCGCCCGATCGCTGTGGGCGCTGCTGCTGTTGATTGTGGTGCTGGCCGTGGTGGACCGGGGGGTCATCGGTCGGGAAGAGCGGTACCTTGAGCGAAAGTTTGGTGTCGACTACCGGGAGTACAAAACACGAGTCCGGCGCTGGCTGTGAGCGGTTTGGCGTTTTGCGAAACGTCGGGGCCGGAGCCTTACCCGAACGAATCAGCGTTTCTTCAGAACGTGGGTACCAGCCCCGCCCGTTACCACTCGTCGTCGCTGCCGGGCTCCCAATCGTCGTCGTCTTCGACGATCTGGCTGCGCGGATCTTCGTCTTCCCCGAGCCAGTCCATCTCCTCGTCGTCTTCGTGCTGGGCGGCAGGAAGCGGCTCGCGCACGGCCTCCGCTTCGACGGTTTGGGCGGCGCGGGCGGCCGCCGGCGCCGGTCCGCGCTTCGCGGGGGTGCGGGCTTCCGGGGTGCGGGTCGCCGCCTTGGTGGCGCGGGCGCTGGAGGTCTTCCGGCCGGTCCGAGTCGTCGTCCGGGCCTGACCGCGGGCCGGACTCGTTCTGGCCCTGGCCGCCGTCTTCCGCCCACGTGTCGCCTTGCGGGTCATTCCTTCACCTCCAAGTCGGGAATCACGCCTACCTATTATACTGCCGGAGTCAATTGTTACCGCCGCGCCGCGACGGAGTCAAGCAGGGCGACGATTCGTGCGGTGATGCGATCGAGTGTCTTCTCGAACGCGGGCTCGGAGAGGGCGGCGGCGGCGGGGATGGTCATCCACGGCTC
This window harbors:
- a CDS encoding MFS transporter, producing MLAPDSAAGAPAAPRLGLRANLAQFGLLVLINAFVGGMVGLERAVLPLIAERDFGLASRSVILSFLISFGIVKALTNLVAGRYAGVVGRKRLLVAGWLVGLPVPFMIMWAPSWGWVTAANVLLGVNQGLCWSMTVIMKIDLVGPRRRGFAMGLNESAGYGAVALAALASGYLAAAYGLRPVPFYLGVAFAALGLALSAAFARDTTEHAGHEARVHHEGAAVPPSFGEIFARTSWRDRTLSACSQAGLVNNLNDGMAWGLLPLFFAASGLSVARIGVLAAIYPAVWGVGQLLTGALSDIWGRKWMIVLGMWAQAFGIWLIVVAPRLSAGGGRFGLWAAGAVLLGAGTALVYPTLLAAIGDVAHPSWRASAVGVYRLWRDLGYAIGALVCGVVADLFGLSWAIVTVGGLTFLSGVLVAIRMADASSTVRPAVPRVV
- a CDS encoding isoprenylcysteine carboxylmethyltransferase family protein, which codes for MPRGHGDAKDTAAVIAPPPLIYLAGLVVGLIVGAAVPTPFLARGAASVVGAVLIAAALWLALWGVRTMRRAGTSVRPDVPTTALVTTGPFDFSRNPLYVSLALLYAGIAITARSLWALLLLIVVLAVVDRGVIGREERYLERKFGVDYREYKTRVRRWL
- a CDS encoding nucleotidyltransferase family protein; the protein is MIAAIVLAAGRATRMGEPKVLLSLGDRTLLAHVISAARGSDCAAVLVVAGSHAAEVRREAEPLGVRVVVNPRYAEGMATSLAAGIAALPPDCEAVVVLLGDQPRVGAETIDRLIAAYRATGKPMVLSRYGEVAGAPALIARPLFADVAGLTGDAGARGLAAGRPDQVAEVPLAPDEAWDVDTPEDLARLRQANKP
- a CDS encoding LLM class flavin-dependent oxidoreductase; this encodes MSVQLGLFTMPFHHPSRDYAVILEEDRQAVVLADALGYSEAFVGEHFTSWSERIADPLQFFSTVIERAPAIRFGTGVLNLPQAHPLTVAARVAQFDHLSGGRFIMGVGSGGLVSDLEAFAVTDAEARVRMLAEAVDMILAIWREDPPYDLRGHAWTISLKDGIWPEFKVGWMPKPYQRPHPPIALSLVTPNSASARVAGERGWIPISGNFFNKRYLRGHWERYAEGCEAVDRRPDPAVWRVARCVLVTDTDAEADAYLADSTNGLSYYYTFFRHSFSLGRKALFMVKPDPEMPDEAATVDAIKRAQVIAGAPDRVLDQLVALRDEIGHFGTLLMTGHDWDRPALWRRSMELLARDVMPRFRRHADATRKP
- a CDS encoding XdhC/CoxI family protein; the protein is MKELRDILDALAEAQARGERTALGTVIRVRGSTYRREGARLLIRADGRTVGSVSGGCLEGDIAEIARGVLDSGQARLAQYDLTSDDDAVWGLGLGCNGAIDVFIEPVAGDLPARLRRAIDERRTLVLATLIAGPEGLTPGARLYLPEDGAAEGTLGDPALDAAARAASRTQLDAHKSAVVSLAGSRGPAEVFVEVLVPPLPLLICGAGHDTLPVAHLAHELGWWVMVADSRPAFATRDRFPGADEVVLADDADVPKKVRIDRNTFVVVMTHNFLHDRTLLRALLGTPARYIGLLGPRARTDRLLADLARDGVPVDDGQRARLFAPVGVDLGAESPEEIALSILAEILALHNGRRVASLRERGGPIHARA